Proteins from one Malaya genurostris strain Urasoe2022 chromosome 2, Malgen_1.1, whole genome shotgun sequence genomic window:
- the LOC131428469 gene encoding large ribosomal subunit protein uL24m: MRLTSALWKIGDVSKKFSNLPDSYIKRSMEQVYWKTPRGKPQYLPRTVERKKFRFTTNRPWSGHFRQQNMPGTIRKKVFVEPIENWSFFKGDRVEVLVGKDKGKQGIVNQVIQERNWVIVTGLNCHLRKVADEKDYPGIMLKSEAPLLVTHQVRLVDPSDLLGTGIEWRYTEDGKKVRVSTRTGRIIPIPESNEETHDYKAKSVYVERPKDTLADVVKEITFKPALRTFEMDILHDMGIEEDRIPKKTFWY, encoded by the exons ATGAGACTTACTAGTGCTCTGTGGAAAATTGGtgatgtttcaaaaaagttttccaATTTGCCCGATTCGTACATTAAAAGGAGCATGGAGCAG GTGTATTGGAAAACTCCTCGGGGCAAACCACAGTATCTTCCTCGAACAGTCGAACGTAAAAAGTTCCGCTTTACTACCAATCGTCCCTGGTCTGGACATTTTCGGCAGCAGAATATGCCTGGCACGATTCGGAAGAAAGTTTTCGTTGAACCCATTGAAAATTGGTCGTTTTTTAAAGGCGATCGTGTAGAAGTACTTGTTGGTAAAGACAAAGGCAAACAGGGTATTGTCAACCAAGTCATTCAAGAACGGAACTGGGTCATTGTAACAGGTTTGAATTGCCACCTTCGGAAAGTTGCCGATGAAAAAGATTATCCAGGAATTATGCTCAAATCAGAAGCTCCACTGCTAGTGACTCATCAGGTTCGGTTAGTGGATCCGTCGGATCTACTTGGTACAGGTATCGAATGGCGGTACACGGAGGACGGAAAAAAGGTTCGCGTATCTACTCGAACTGGACGAATTATTCCTATACCAGAATCCAACGAAGAGACACACGATTATAAAGCTAAAAGTGTGTATGTAGAACGACCAAAAGACACATTGGCGGATGTCGTTAAAGAGATCACATTTAAGCCGGCATTGCGCACTTTCGAAATGGACATTTTACACGATATGGGTATTGAGGAAGATAGGATACCGAAGAAGACATTCTGGTATTAG
- the LOC131428470 gene encoding geranylgeranyl transferase type-1 subunit beta, whose product MDRAASAECNEIATLRHAKYFVRFLNILPARLASHDSTRVTIAFFAVSGLDVLDALYLLSDSFKSDIVNWIYNLQVVPKPGARPCGGIQGSNTWNIANSPECCGLDAYRWGHLAITYTGIAVLAALGDDFSRLNRKAIIEGVAAVQREDGSFSATIEGSEHDMRFVYCAAAICAMLNDWGKVDKRKMADYIMKSIRYDYGISQHYEMESHGGTTFCAIAALQLSGQLHLLEPIVKEKIIRWLVFRQEDGFQGRPNKPVDTCYSFWIGATLKILDAFELTNYKSNRDYVMSTQDITVGGFSKWPGSHTDPFHTYFGICGLSFLQEPGLNQVVPSLNISLRAFDRLKQLHAAWDLEAQSDVRVNIE is encoded by the exons ATGGATAGGGCAGCATCCGCCGAATGTAATGAAATCGCAACACTGAGACATGCGAAATACTTTGTTCGGTTCCTGAATATCCTTCCTGCTCGACTTGCCTCACACGATTCTACCAG AGTTACAATTGCTTTTTTCGCCGTGAGTGGATTAGACGTCCTAGATGCATTATATTTACTTTCGGACTCCTTCAAATCGGACATCGTCAATTGGATCTATAATTTACAGGTTGTACCAAAGCCTGGTGCAAGGCCGTGTGGTGGAATTCAG GGATCAAACACTTGGAACATTGCTAATTCACCAGAATGTTGCGGATTGGATGCATACCGGTGGGGGCATTTGGCCATAACCTACACAGGAATAGCGGTACTGGCGGCACTTGGTGATGATTTTTCTCGGCTGAACAGAAAAGCAATAATTGAAGGCGTGGCCGCCGTACAGCGAGAAGATGGAAGTTTCAGTGCTACAATCGAAGGCAGCGAGCACGATATGCGTTTCGTGTATTGTGCTGCAGCAATCTGTGCTATGCTAAACGATTGGGGTAAAGTGGACAAGCGAAAAATGGCAGATTACATCATGAAGAGCATT CGCTACGACTATGGTATAAGTCAGCATTACGAAATGGAATCGCATGGAGGGACCACATTCTGTGCAATAGCTGCTCTACAACTCAGTGGACAGTTGCATCTTCTGGAGCCGATAGTTAAGGAAAAAATCATTCGATGGCTTGTTTTCCGCCAAGAAGATGGTTTCCAGGGTCGTCCCAACAAACCGGTGGATACGTGCTATTCCTTCTGGATAGGAGCAACGCTTAAAATCTTGGACGCATTCGAATTGACCAACTACAAATCTAATCGTGACTATGTCATGTCGACGCAAGATATAACAGTTGGAGGCTTCTCGAAATGGCCCGGTTCGCATACTGATCCGTTTCACACGTACTTTGGCATCTGTGGATTAAGTTTCCTGCAGGAGCCCGGTTTGAATCAAGTTGTACCAAGCCTGAACATATCACTGCGAGCCTTCGACAGACTGAAACAGTTGCACGCAGCTTGGGATTTGGAAGCACAGTCTGATGTGAGAGTAAATATTGAATAA
- the LOC131428471 gene encoding CD109 antigen produces MTRRHHPTWSGVLSHLLLYTSCCSSLVAWAQQTIPNDASRYSPLDPFNRRYNPTSSSNQQQPQGGSPQFTSQYTPQSSNPDLRNTNYNRDFYGTGNVDTNNIDNRFDQNRDRNRDVLFQSSTPRDYSGNRFTSTLRPRVNYNQGVSRNTFQDLVNNALAKEITYFVVASRMVRPGQIYKVSVTLLETQHPLAVRASISRDGVELSSEQKSVRVGTPEELLMRVPPTSVRGDYKLRVEGSYENTFGGYVFVNETKLTFSQRSMTIFVQMDKPVYMQGEMIRFRTIPITTELKGFDNAVDVYMLDPNKHIMRRWLTRQSNLGSVSLEYKLSDQPMYGEWTIQVTAQGQVEEATFTVEEYYQTRFEVNVTMPAFFFQTDPYIYGKIMANFTNGTPVKGNLTLKATIRPIGWMNPMAINHVSRVWNTGNRRELDPDVPYYLLNSDPNLYNAHSTYTSQLGPDIQGNDQRYQQTGGLQDSYIYERHYNFDEEWPFWVKKPIDTAAQWDSWTNTYRESLPYLRYFNGTYHFRYPMSELANLFTSNMAGMEVLITARVGERFYDEIIEGYAMARIYNSSIRIAFLGDSPQVFKPSMPFTLYLIAEYHDGSALPINPFYPGRMEVSGSIDSRSGGGRNSFDIRELQMSDKPGVWELKIDLRNDLNLENNKQTNDFLNEIQSMRLSALYTSATGERASTELLLLSHYSPNNHNIKVSTSTVDAKVGEYIIFHVQSNFFIKDFHYIVMSKGIVLITGQEILSGGVRTMSITLSAEMAPVATIVVWHIGRYGKVIADSLTFPVNGISRNNFTVLINNRKARTGEKVEVAIYGEAGSYVGLSGIDKAFYSMQAGNELTYANVITKMATYDEQTNGTLKKTWISHEGDPDELVYYPSSTFGIDANRTFEYSGLVVFTDGVIPMRPLTCDPALNYSECLNGRCYRMDKRCDGYLDCEDGTDEAGCDRSNSTALTEFRKYRFNRILRHYENVWLWKDINIGPHGRYIFNLEVPKVPALWMVSAFGVSATSGFGMIRKPIEYVGIQPFFINIEMPTVCRQGEQVGIRVAVFNYQTVDIEATVVLHSSPDYKFVHVGEDGIVRSYNPQTSFGEHQFYIYLLAQDSTNVYLPIVPTRLGEIEVTIHASTLLGAYQLSRKIRVEADGLPQYRHQSTLLDLSNRAYFFQYMHVNVTETPIIPYEIDRYYVFGSNKARISIVGDVVGAIFPTMPVNATSLLALPVDSAEQNMFSFAANFYTIQYMRAIKQRNKRTEKQAFHYMNIGYQKQLSYLTPEGSFSLFRADWNQSASSVWLTAYCARIFAEASFYEYENFIYIDPVVVQKNIYYLLRHQTEEGSFWEVTWLPDRKVNRSSENPQNEIIRTKNITLTAQVLITLSSVKDLAGILGSRVSLAEQKASRYIERNLGLIKEYASPYEISIVSYALAKAKAPQAEHAFKILASRMRTIADLAYWGNDEVPQPPSKLENQKYFNLPRLPYKYDSINIETTAYALLTYVSRQETFTVEPIVRWLNSQRLTDGGWASSQDTGIAMKALGEYSTRNRIADVTTLSLTVEATSLPGQSKILHIGRNNLAAIQSIDIPNAWGTVKVQARGVGYAILQMHVEYSVDSTKFQTSPPVTAFDLTTRTIFHGRNQSHISYVICQRWTNTQESIRSGMAVLDVAVPTGYMIQQQKLDRYILSKRVRNLQRARYQERKVLFYFDYLDDEYVCVNFTLERWMPVANMSRYLPIRVYDYHAPERFNETLFDSLQTYLLNICEVCGSSQCPYCSIYNTAIRNPVSVLLLLVTSILIVARHYRIVNPSSWIFWND; encoded by the exons ATGACCCGTCGGCACCATCCGACCTGGTCGGGTGTGCTTTcacatctgctgctgtacaccaGCTGTTGTAGTTCGCTGGTCGCGTGGGCCCAACAAACGATTCCGAACGATGCTTCGAGATACAGTCCGCTGGATCCGTTCAACCGACGCTATAATCCTACCTCAAGCAGCAACCAGCAACAACCTCAAGGTGGTTCCCCACAATTCACCTCACAATACACCCCACAGTCGAGTAATCCCGACCTTCGGAATACCAACTACAATCGAGACTTCTACGGTACCGGTAATGTAGACACAAACAATATCGACAACCGGTTCGATCAGAATCGGGATCGGAATCGAGATGTTCTCTTCCAGAGCAGCACCCCGCGGGATTacagtggaaatcggttcacaaGTACATTGCGACCACGCGTTAACTACAATCAAGGAGTCAGCAGGAATACTTTTCAAGATTTAGTTAATAATGCATTGGCCAAAGAGATTACTTACTTCGTGGTGGCTTCCCGAATGGTTCGACCTGGCCAAATCTATAAAGTTTCGGTAACGCTACTGGAAACGCAACACCCGTTGGCGGTTCGGGCCAGTATCTCCCGGGATGGTGTTGAGTTGAGCAGCGAACAGAAATCAGTACGCGTTGGTACTCCGGAAGAGCTGCTGATGAGAGTGCCTCCCACTAGCGTAAGAGGCGATTACAAACTGAGAGTAGAAGGATCGTACGAGAATACTTTCGGCGGATATGTGTTCGTAAATGAAacgaaattgacattttcacagagatcgatgacaatcttcgtaCAGATGGATAAACCCGTTTACATGCAGGGAGAAATGATTCGATTCCGCACGATTCCGATCACTACCGAGCTGAAGGGTTTCGATAATGCAGTTGATGTGTACATGCTGGACCCGAACAAGCACATTATGCGAAGATGGCTGACCCGACAGTCTAACCTTGGTTCCGTGAGTTTGGAGTATAAACTATCTGATCAGCCGATGTACGGCGAGTGGACGATTCAAGTCACCGCTCAAGGTCAGGTTGAGGAGGCAACGTTTACAGTGGAAGAGTACTATCAAACCAGGTTTGAAGTGAATGTAACGATGCCGGCGTTCTTCTTCCAAACGGACCCGTATATCTATGGAAAGATTATGGCAAATTTCACAAATGGAACTCCAGTTAAAGGAAATCTTACACTGAAAGCTACCATTCGTCCGATCGGTTGGATGAATCCCATGGCTATCAATCACGTGAGTCGAGTTTGGAATACAGGAAATCGACGAGAATTGGACCCGGATGTTCCTTACTACCTGCTGAACAGTGATCCGAATCTGTACAATGCACACAGCACTTACACCAGTCAGTTAGGTCCCGATATCCAAGGTAACGATCAACGATATCAACAGACTGGTGGATTGCAAGATTCGTACATCTATGAGCGACACTATAACTTTGACGAAGAGTGGCCATTTTGGGTGAAGAAACCTATAGATACGGCCGCACAGTGGGACTCTTGGACCAATACCTACCGAGAAAGTTTGCCGTACCTGCGTTACTTCAATGGCACCTATCACTTTCGGTATCCTATGTCTGAACTTGCCAATTTGTTCACAAGTAACATGGCAGGAATGGAAGTTCTAATCACGGCACGCGTCGGGGAACGGTTTTACGATGAAATCATCGAAGGATATGCTATGGCACGCATTTATAACTCGTCGATCCGAATCGCATTCCTCGGAGATTCGCCGCAGGTTTTCAAACCATCAATGCCATTTACACTGTACCTAATTGCAGAATACCATGACGGTTCGGCACTTCCAATCAATCCGTTCTATCCGGGCCGTATGGAAGTTTCCGGTTCTATCGACAGCCGTAGTGGAGGAGGGCGCAATTCCTTCGATATCCGCGAACTTCAAATGTCGGATAAACCCGGAGTCTGGGAGTTGAAAATCGATCTGCGAAATGATCTCAACTtggaaaataacaaacaaaccaatgaTTTTTTAAACGAAATACAATCGATGCGTCTGTCTGCACTGTATACAAGTGCAACAGGAGAACGCGCTTCGACGGAACTTCTGCTGTTGTCTCACTACTCTCCCAATAATCACAATATCAAAGTTTCAACCAGCACTGTGGATGCCAAAGTGGGCGAATATATCATCTTCCACGTGCAAAGCAACTTCTTTATCAAAGATTTTCACTATATCGTCATGTCTAAGGGAATAGTGCTAATTACAGGACAGGAAATTTTGTCCGGAGGTGTTCGAACGATGTCTATTACGTTGAGTGCGGAAATGGCCCCTGTTGCTACCATCGTAGTATGGCACATTGGTAGATACGGGAAGGTAATCGCAGACAGTCTAACCTTCCCGGTGAACGGTATTTCGAGAAACAACTTCACGGTGCTGATCAATAATCGGAAGGCACGTACGGGCGAGAAGGTGGAGGTTGCAATCTATGGAGAAGCCGGCTCGTACGTTGGTTTGTCCGGTATTGACAAAGCGTTCTACTCGATGCAGGCCGGTAATGAATTGACTTACGCAAATGTGATAACAAAAATGGCCACGTATGATGAACAAACAAACGGAACACTGAAAAAGACATGGATTTCTCACGAAGGAGATCCGGATGAGTTGGTGTATTACCCTAGCTCTACGTTTGGAATCGATGCCAAtagaacatttgagtattccggATTGGTGGTGTTTACGGATGGAGTTATTCCGATGCGACCACTCACATGTGATCCAGCCTTGAACTACAGCGAGTGCTTGAACGGGCGATGCTACCGAATGGACAAGAGATGTGATGGATACTTGGATTGCGAGGATGGCACAGACGAAGCTGGTTGTGACAGAAGTAATAGTACAGCTCTTACAgaattccgaaagtatcggttTAACAGAATTCTTCGACACTACGAAAATGTGTGGCTATGGAAGGACATTAACATCGGTCCTCACGGAAGGTACATATTCAATCTGGAAGTTCCGAAGGTACCGGCACTTTGGATGGTGTCTGCGTTCGGTGTTAGCGCAACAAGTGGATTTGGCATGATTAGAAAACCTATCGAGTACGTCGGAATTCAGCCATTCTTCATCAACATCGAAATGCCGACAGTCTGTCGTCAAGGGGAACAAGTCGGTATTCGTGTTGCCGTGTTCAACTATCAAACAGTGGATATCGAAGCAACGGTGGTTCTTCACAGTTCGCCTGACTACAAATTCGTACACGTCGGAGAAGATGGAATTGTTCGTTCCTACAATCCACAAACATCGTTCGGAGAACATCAGTTCTACATCTATCTGCTGGCTCAAGACTCCACTAACGTGTATCTACCGATTGTACCCACCCGTCTGGGTGAAATTGAAGTAACCATTCATGCTTCAACACTGCTTGGAGCCTACCAACTGAGCCGTAAAATCCGAGTAGAAGCAGATGGTCTCCCACAGTATCGTCACCAGTCTACGTTGCTAGATCTCAGTAACCGTGCTTACTTCTTCCAATACATGCACGTGAATGTCACAGAAACTCCGATTATTCCGTACGAAATTGATCGTTACTATGTATTCGGTTCCAACAAGGCTCGCATTTCCATAGTTGGCGATGTAGTCGGAGCTATCTTCCCAACAATGCCCGTGAACGCAACTTCATTGCTAGCTCTCCCAGTGGATTCAGCCGAACAGAATATGTTCAGTTTTGCGGCTAATTTTTACACCATTCAATACATGCGTGCTATCAAACAGCGAAACAAGCGTACGGAGAAACAGGCGTTCCATTATATGAACATCGGCTATCAAAAACAATTGAGTTACCTTACGCCGGAAGGATCGTTTTCTCTATTCCGCGCCGACTGGAACCAATCGGCATCTTCGGTGTGGCTGACGGCTTACTGTGCCCGTATCTTTGCGGAAGCATCGTTCTACGAATACGAAAACTTTATCTACATTGATCCGGTGGTCGtgcagaaaaatatttactattTGCTAAGACACCAGACGGAGGAGGGCTCGTTCTGGGAGGTCACCTGGTTACCGGATCGGAAGGTAAATCGGTCCTCGGAAAATCCTCAAAATGAGATCATTCGTACGAAAAACATAACACTGACGGCACAAGTTTTAATAACACTTTCATCGGTGAAAGATTTAGCTGGG ataCTTGGCTCAAGGGTGTCACTAGCGGAGCAGAAAGCATCAAGGTACATAGAGCGGAATCTGGGTCTGATTAAAGAATATGCGTCACCATACGAAATCTCAATTGTTAGTTATGCCCTTGCCAAGGCAAAGGCACCCCAAGCGGAGCACGCGTTCAAAATTTTAGCTAGTCGGATGAGAACAATTG CCGACCTTGCCTATTGGGGTAATGACGAGGTGCCGCAGCCACCGAGTAAACTGGAAAATCAGAAGTACTTCAACCTACCGCGATTGCCTTATAAGTACGATTCCATCAACATTGAAACGACGGCGTACGCGCTACTGACCTACGTATCACGTCAGGAAACATTTACCGTTGAGCCGATCGTACGTTGGCTGAACTCCCAGCGTCTAACCGATGGTGGTTGGGCTTCCAGTCAGGACACCGGCATCGCCATGAAGGCTCTTGGCGAATACAGTACCAGAAATCGTATTGCCGATGTAACCACACTTTCCTTGACCGTGGAAGCCACCTCACTGCCTGGACAGTCAAAGATTTTGCATATCGGAAGAAATAATCTTGCCGCGATTCAGAGTATCGAT ATACCGAATGCATGGGGTACCGTGAAGGTGCAAGCTAGAGGTGTTGGCTACGCAATTCTGCAGATGCATGTAGAATACTCGGTAGATTCGACGAAGTTCCAAACCAGTCCACCAGTTACAGCTTTCGATCTGACTACACGAACCATCTTCCACGGCAGAAATCAGTCGCATATCAGCTACGTGATTTGTCAAAG atGGACCAACACACAAGAATCGATTCGATCCGGTATGGCTGTTCTGGACGTTGCCGTTCCCACTGGATACATGATTCAACAACAGAAACTAGATCGATATATTCTAAGCAAACGAGTGCGGAATCTGCAACGAGCTCGGTATCAAGAACGCAAAGTCTTGTTCTACTTTGATTAC TTGGATGACGAATATGTGTGCGTAAACTTTACCCTCGAACGCTGGATGCCCGTTGCCAACATGTCCCGTTACCTGCCGATACGAGTGTACGATTACCATGCCCCTG AACGCTTCAACGAAACTTTGTTCGACTCCTTGCAAACCTATCTGTTGAACATCTGCGAAGTATGCGGTAGCTCTCAGTGTCCGTACTGTTCGATCTACAACACTGCCATTCGGAATCCGGTGTCGGTGTTGTTACTACTGGTCACCAGCATACTGATTGTGGCCCGTCACTATCGAATAGTCAATCCCAGCAGTTGGATTTTTTGGAATGATTAG